The Blochmannia endosymbiont of Camponotus sp. genomic interval TATGATGCAACAAAATTTTAATAATCCTATTGTAGTATCCCCAGATATTGGAGGGGTAGTGCGTGCTCGTGCTATTGCAAAATTACTTAACGATACTGATATGGCAATTATAGACAAACGAAGGTCACGCGCTAATATTTCTCAAGTTATGCATATTATTGGAGATATATGTAATCGTGATTGTATATTGGTAGATGACATGATTGATACTGGAGGAACATTGTGTAAAGCTGCAGATGTTTTGAAAGAAAGAGGCGCTCGCCGAGTGTTTGCGTACACTACCCACCCAATTTTTTCTGGCGATGCTTATGAGAATATTCAAAATTCTATGATAGATGAAATTGTTGTCTGTGACACTATTCCGTTAAAACCAAAAATAAAATCTTTATCTAATGTGCGCGTGTTAACTTTATCTGGTATGCTTGCTGAAACAATTCGGCGCATTAGCAATGAGGAATCAATTTCTGCTATGTTTGATCATTAATAAGATTATGTTTGTATATTTAAGAATGTTGATATATATAAATATTGTGTTTTTTTCTGCATGTTAATCGTTTTACTGTTGTTTTAATGATAGAGGATTTAGTGTAATATTAAAGTATATATGATGAAAATATTAGAGCGATTTATATATATATAAATACGTGTGTTCAAGTAAAAATATTTTTTTAACGTATATATTGGGGTTAATTAAATTTTAAATTTATAAAATTGCGTAGTGGTGTATTAATAATGACTATTAAGCTTATTGCTGGATTAGGAAATTCTGAAACAAGTTATTTTAATACTAGGCATAATTTTGGTTCCAGATATGTCAAATCTTTAGCAACAAGATATAAAGTGATACTAAATAAAAATACTATATTGTGTGGATATATTGGGCAGTTAAAATTAGAAACCAATATTGTGCATTTATTAATACCAGATTCGTATATGAACAATAATGGACTTTCAGTATCTAAATGTGTTGATTTTTATCAGTTATGTCCACAGGAAATATTGGTTGCACATGATGATCTTGATCTACCACCTGGTGTAATGCGTATTAAATTAGGTAAAAACATGAATAACAGTCATCGTGGCGTGAAGGATGTCATTGTTAAGCTTCACAATAAATATAATTTTTATCGTTTACGTATTGGGATAGGGCATCCTGGTAAAAAAAGTAAAGTCATTGATTTTGTGTTAAATAAACCGACTATTTATGAGAAATATAGGATTGACCATATAATTAATGAAGCAATACTACATACTGAAAGTATAGTTAATAAAAAATTTATTAAAGTCATGAATCAGCTGCATGGCCATAATCCTGACGTTTTACGGAAATTTTAATTTAAAAAATATTTAATTTAATTATAAAAATATTGATTGCACATGAATTTAAATATGTATTTTTTTTTGATTGTTAAAAAATTTTATGCAGATTGATTGTGGTATTATTGGATTACCGAACGTGGGCAAATCTACTGTGTTTAGTGCATTGACTAATGCGCCTGTTAAAATAGCTAATTTCCCTTTTTGTACCATTCATCCCAATATATCTGTGGTTCAAATACCTGATCTGCGTATATATCAATTAACAGATATTGTTTCGTCACATGAAACAATACATGGTAAGATTAAATTTGTAGATATTGCTGGTTTAATAAAAGGAGCCGCTCAAGGTATTGGGATAGGGAGCAAAATTTTAAATCATATTCGAACAACAAAAATATTGTGTCATGTGGTACGTTGTTTTGATGACAACCAAATTGCTCATGTTTTTAATGATATAGATCCTTGTAGAGATGTGGGGATTGTTAATACTGAACTTATATTATTTGATATTTTGCAGTGCGAACAAAGTATTTGCAATTTACAAAAAAAATATAAACTTATTAACGAAAATATTGAACAGCAGTTATTCGTATTAAAAAAATGTTTGGATTATTTATATGATGGAGTTTTTTTGAGGAGGGTACATTTTTCTAAGACAGAAAGAACGCATATTGAAAAATTTAATTTTCTAACTAATAAACCAATTGTTTATTTTGCTAATGTTGACGAAAAATCTGTTGCGAATAATATTTATTTAAATAAATTGAGCGCATTTGCATCTAATGATGGCATACCATTAATCTCATGTTGCGCAATGTTATCTTTGTTAAATAATAGAGATGATCATGTTAAAATAACTATGAAACCACGAACAACCATATTGTATGATATGGTTAGTGCCATTTTTTCTGTGTTGGATTTGTGTACTTTTTTTACTATTAATTTACATATGACACGTGCTTGGATATATGTAGGGGGAATGACTGCATTAGAAGCAGCTAATAAAGTACATAGTGATTTTAAAAAGGGTTTTATTCGTGTTCAAATTATTAAGTTTGATGATTTTATTCTTTATCATGGAGAATTAGGTGTAAAGAAAGCTGGTAAAATATGTTATGGAGGTAAAGATTATTGTGTGAAGGATGGAGATATATTGAAGTTTTTATTTCAAGTCTAGTACATTATCTTAGAAAATTTGGCTGCATTACCACAGCAATAGATCGGCCTATTTATTTATCTAAACAAATAGGCCGATCTATTGCTGTGGTAATGCAGCTATTATTGTTAACGGCGATTTCCAAAAATACGAACTATCATTAAAAATAAGTTAATGAAATCTAAATATAAAGTTAATGCTCCTATAATCGAGTATTTGCGAAATTGATCTTGATTATCTATAGATAAAGATGCTCCTATAGATTTGAGTTTTTGAGTATCATACGCAGTTAAACCAACGAATATAATAACACCAACATATGTAATAAGCCACATTAAAGCTGTATTTTTCAACCATAAATTGACCATTGAGGCCAGTACTATACCAATTAAAGCCATGAATAATAAATTACCAAAACTGCTTAAATCTCGTTTAGTGGTATACCCATATAATGTCATTGCTCCGAACATACCGGATGTTACGACAAACGCGCTAGATATAGATGACGTAGTATACAGTATGAATACACTGGATAAAGTTAAACCTGTTAACATTGAATATAACATAAATAAGGTAGTTGCTAAAGAACCGCTTAATCGTGTTACCATACCAGACAGAACAAATACTAATGCTAGTTGACCAACAATTAAACTAAAAAATATTATTTGATTGGCAAATAATAATTGAAGTATTGCTGGAGTTCGGGAAGCATACCAAGCAACAAAGGCTGTTAACAATAATCCGCAAGACATCCATCCAAACACTTGCAAGATATATGGTTGTATTGCGTTATTAACTCGTTCTGATACTGTGTTTTGAAAACGGGGAAATCGATCCATACTTATCACCTTAAAAAATAATTGAAATAAAAAATTTTATGTGCATTATATCGCAAGCAAATCATGTGATCAACAAAATGTTTCATAACATCATTTTAAAAATAAGCGCGAAGTTCAAATGAACATTAAATAATTGCATATTTTATTTTATCAAAAGTAATAACTAAAAAAATAAACTATTCTTTAATAATTATTTTAAATAATAATGTTGAATAGGATGTGCGTTCTTGTCAAATTCATATATTAGTGGAACACCTGTTGGTATATTAATTTGAAATATTTCTGATTCGTTTAAGTGATTGAGAAATTTTATTATAGCGCGGATGGAATTTCCATGAGCAACAATAATAATTGTTTGATCTTTTTTGATACGAGGTATTATGGATTGGTTCCAACAAGGGATTACTCTTTTTAAGGTTAGCGCTAAACTTTCACTACTGGGTAATTCATCAGCACTGAGGTTAGCATAACGATTATCATTTGTTGCGATAAACTGGTTATTTTCAGAAACATTTGGAGGAGTAACGTTGAAACTGCGACGCCATTTTTGAATTGTTTCATAACCGTATTTTTTTATAGCTTCATCTTTATTTAATCCTTGCAGTGCCCCATAATGACGTTCATTTAGTCTCCAAGATTTTTCTATTGGCAGCCATGTTTGATTTAATTGATCTAATATAATCCATGAAGTATGAATTGCTCGTTTTAATACTGAAGTATACCCATAATTAAAAAAAAATCCATTTTTTTTTAATATTTTACCAGCGCATTTTGCTTCATCGCGTCCTTTCTCTGATAAGTCTACATCAACCCATCCAGTGAATCGATTTTCTTTGTTCCATTGACTTTCTCCGTGTCTTATTAAAACCAATTTAGTTATATGCATAATTTTTTCTCTTATTTTTTTGTTTACGAATATATGAAGTTAATTATATACTGCTGTTTTAGATCGGCTATTTAATTATATGATACGTAATATTGAAATCAACTTAAATTGTTAATATATGCATATACGAATAATATTTTTTGTTCTGGTATAGTTTAAAGTGATAATTTTTATGAATTATATAAAATTAGAATAGGTTTGTAGTTCTATATTAAAATACGGTTGTATACAGTATGTATTTTAATTTATATTTGATATACCCGTTATAAAATGAATAAATATATGATACAAATTGTTTATGTAGCGAGCCCGGAAAGTCAGCAAATTCACGTTTGGAAATTAGACAGTATTTATGGGCTATTAGAATTAATGCAGGTCATAGATACTCCCGGACATGCGCAACCTATGGCGGTGCATCCTAATAAACGATTTTTATATGTTGGAATACGTCCCAATTTTGGAATTACTACTTATCGTATCAATCAGACAGGGTTGTTAACAGATAATGGGACAATTGAGATCTTCAGTAGCCCCACTCATTTGATTAGCGACAAAAAGGGTGAATTTTTGTATTGTACATCTTATAGGGATCACACAGTGAGTGTGATCCCTATAAGTATGTCAGGAATGCTTCTTAGCAGTCCTATACAAAGTATAGAAGGTCTGTTAGGGTGTCATTCTGCAAATATAGATAAATTCAAAACATTACTTTGGGTTCCTTGTCTACAGGAAAACGCTATTAGGTTATTTAAGATAAATTCATTTGGAATGTTAACACCATACGATCCATGTTTTATTAAAATTAATATTAGTTCTGGCCCGCGTCATATGACTTTCTATGGTTTTGATTGTTACGCATATGTCGTTAATGAATTAACGAGTACTGTTGATGTTATAAAATATGATAATTTTCAAAAAATTCCAAGTATCGTTCAAACAGCAGGTATAATTCCTAAAAACATCAGCACTAACAGATGTTGGGCAGCTGATATACATATCACTCCTAATGGACGTTGGTTATATTGTTCTGATAGATCTGTTAATATTATTAGTTGTTTGGAGATATCTAAAAAGACAAAAAAATTGAAATTTGTTGGTTATCAACTCACTGAGGAACAGCCGCGTGGTTTTGCAATTGATTGTCAAGGAAAGTTTTTAGTGGTCGCAGGTCAAAAATCAAATTATATCTCTTTATATGAAATTGATTCAGATAATGGAAAATTAACTATGTTGTCTCGTTATTCATCAGGACAGGGTCCTATGTGGGTTAATATTATATCGTTGCATTGAAAATGAATATACAACAAAATTATTTATCCTGATACAGTGATAATCAGGTAAAGCATAATTTTTGTAAATTTAATTTTTTATGTATTTATTATAGATTAATAGTAAATTTATGTGAATAAATCTGTTTTTTTATATTTGCATTAAGAACATAGAAACCACAATCTGATAAAATTGTCGTTTAAGTATGTTGTTTATAAGTATAAACACAAGTTTTATCATTATAAAATAATAAAATTTTTGATTCTGTCTTATTATAAGTGTAATAAAAACACAAAAACTTTTGTTGTATTTTGTCCTTTCCTTATGTTTGTTTTGTCAGATTTTATCGCTGATAATCCTCAAAATTTATAATGTACTTTGTTTTTCAAGTAAAGTGTATAATAGAATAGGGAAGAGTGAAGGCAAATAACGTAAGATAGGATTTTTTGTTTTTACATCTATTATGATTGTTTGTGATTATTTTTGAATTATATAATTATCATAAATATTCATCTTGAGTAATCAAATCTACAGATTTTATAAAGATTGTAGATATATTAAATATTTTTTAAACAAGAGAACATTTACTTGTTCTAAGTATTTTCGTTAATTTTGTTGCGAGCAACATGAGTATACTCATATATTATATAAGTATGTGTTTTTGATTAGTATATAAATTAATTGAATTTTTTTTAAATATTAAATATGATATTTAATATAATAAATTAGCCTAATTAATTGTGTGCGCAATAATACACATATTAAATTGTGATATCTATATACATAGAATTATATTTAGATTATATTGTTTCTATTAAAAATATCTGTTATCTCCAGATATTCGCATTTTTATATAAAATATAATAAGAGTATTGTCAAAAATAAATAAAATAATATATCATAGTGATAAGAGTTGATTAGATCGCTTCAATTGGTTAAATAGTTTGAATTGTATGTATAAGGTTGTGGTTTCTATTATTTTAGAATAGAAAACTTTGTGTTAACTAGAATTAAAAAATTAAAGTAGATTTTATTTGTCTTATATTTTCTAATGTACGAGAGATATAAAATTTATTTTAAACAGTAGTTTTTATTATGATAGGTGTATTAGACGTTTTTGAGCTTGTTTTGCTGCAGTGCTATTAGGATATAATTTGCCTACTTGTTTATATATTGTCTTGGCTTTGTCTTTTTGTTCTGTTTCTTGCATGATAATACCGATTTTTAATAATGCATCTGATGCTTTTAATGATTTAGGATAATTTTTTACGACTAACGCAAAATGATGAGCAGCGTCATGTTTGTTACCTTTATTATAATAAAGCTGTCCTAGCCAATAATGCGAATTCGATTGGTAGATTGATTCTGGATGATTTTTTATAAAATTCTGGAAAGCCTCTATTGCTTGATTATATTGTTTTTTTTCCAATACTAATGATACTGCTTGTTTATATGCAGTATCTACATCTATTATCGTTGCATTATTTATTTTTTTGGATTTTTGAATGTCTGAGTAACTAGATAATTTATCAGGAATGTTGTTAGAATAGCGTGCATTGTTGTGTTTATTTGGAATATTATTGGTATGTTGTGATGCTAGTTGATTATCTATAATTTCTGATATGCGATGTTGTATGTCTTGAATATGTCCACGTAAAATATCAATATCTCTCTGATTTTCAGATAATTGTTGTTGCATTTGAATTAAGCATTGACTATGTGCGTCATATATCTGATGTAATTGATTGATGCGTTGATTGCTATCTATCTTATGATTTACATCTTTAGCATATACGATATTATTATTTATAATATTAAAATGTATCATCAGTATGATGATTACATCTAGTTTACATAAAAATAGTATGAATTTAATCATATGGATATTATTTATATATTAATACAACACGTCTATTTTTAGAATAAGCTTCTTCGTTTTGTCCTAATACAGCTGGTTTTTCTTTACCATAAGATATAGTTAATATTTGTTCAGATAATACACCTTTACTTTGGAGGTATGATTTTACAGAGTTAGCTCGACGTTCACCCAATGCAATATTGTATTCCGGAGTGCCACGTTCATCAGCATGACCTTCAATTTTAATGTGTTGTGATGGATTGTTATATAAAAAATTTGCATGGATATTTAATGAGTAAAAAAACTTAGAAGGGATATCATATTGATCTAAAGGAAAATAAATAACATTACTGGATTTTAATTCTTGTGTTTTTAATTGTATTTGTTCATCGACTACTCTATTATTTTTCATATTAGTATGTTTAAAACGATTTAATCCAATATTTTTTTGATTAGGAGTAGCAGTATCGTATTGAGATAATGAGGAACATGCTGTCATCACCACGCTCATGCTTATGGCGGATATTAGTTGTTTAAAAAAATTGTTTGGTTTCATTTATATATCCATTGTTCATTATTTTTAAATTGTTAATTGTAATGAAAATAGTTATTTATCTTATTCTAAATATAATGGGGACCAAGTTGGAAATCTTATATCTCCTTGATCTCCTTGTATATGAGCTTTAAAATGACCATCAATAGAGATTAATTCTAAATTGGATGTTGCTGTTAAATTCCTATTAATACTACTGTATAGTACCATGGTATTATTGGGAGCTATACTAGGAGTATCAGCCAACAGTGTATCTGTTAATATTTCTTCTTGTCCAGTTAATAAATTTAATTTAGCAATATTTTGTTTGCCTTGATGTCTATTCACCATGATTATGAATGTCCCGTCTGAACTAACAGTTGGGTTTTGATTACTAGTATGTAGCCAAGATAATCTTTGA includes:
- the pal gene encoding peptidoglycan-associated lipoprotein Pal, encoding MKPNNFFKQLISAISMSVVMTACSSLSQYDTATPNQKNIGLNRFKHTNMKNNRVVDEQIQLKTQELKSSNVIYFPLDQYDIPSKFFYSLNIHANFLYNNPSQHIKIEGHADERGTPEYNIALGERRANSVKSYLQSKGVLSEQILTISYGKEKPAVLGQNEEAYSKNRRVVLIYK
- the pgl gene encoding 6-phosphogluconolactonase, which translates into the protein MIQIVYVASPESQQIHVWKLDSIYGLLELMQVIDTPGHAQPMAVHPNKRFLYVGIRPNFGITTYRINQTGLLTDNGTIEIFSSPTHLISDKKGEFLYCTSYRDHTVSVIPISMSGMLLSSPIQSIEGLLGCHSANIDKFKTLLWVPCLQENAIRLFKINSFGMLTPYDPCFIKINISSGPRHMTFYGFDCYAYVVNELTSTVDVIKYDNFQKIPSIVQTAGIIPKNISTNRCWAADIHITPNGRWLYCSDRSVNIISCLEISKKTKKLKFVGYQLTEEQPRGFAIDCQGKFLVVAGQKSNYISLYEIDSDNGKLTMLSRYSSGQGPMWVNIISLH
- the gpmA gene encoding 2,3-diphosphoglycerate-dependent phosphoglycerate mutase codes for the protein MHITKLVLIRHGESQWNKENRFTGWVDVDLSEKGRDEAKCAGKILKKNGFFFNYGYTSVLKRAIHTSWIILDQLNQTWLPIEKSWRLNERHYGALQGLNKDEAIKKYGYETIQKWRRSFNVTPPNVSENNQFIATNDNRYANLSADELPSSESLALTLKRVIPCWNQSIIPRIKKDQTIIIVAHGNSIRAIIKFLNHLNESEIFQINIPTGVPLIYEFDKNAHPIQHYYLK
- a CDS encoding ribose-phosphate pyrophosphokinase, which produces MFLNMKLFTGNAIPELAQCIANRLYINLGKAAVGRFSDGEVSVQINENVRGGDVFIIQSTCAPTNDNLMELIVMVDALKRASAARITAVIPYFGYARQDRRVRSARVPITSRVVANFLSNVGVDRILTVDLHAEQIQGFFDVPVDNVFGSPILLEDMMQQNFNNPIVVSPDIGGVVRARAIAKLLNDTDMAIIDKRRSRANISQVMHIIGDICNRDCILVDDMIDTGGTLCKAADVLKERGARRVFAYTTHPIFSGDAYENIQNSMIDEIVVCDTIPLKPKIKSLSNVRVLTLSGMLAETIRRISNEESISAMFDH
- the pth gene encoding aminoacyl-tRNA hydrolase translates to MTIKLIAGLGNSETSYFNTRHNFGSRYVKSLATRYKVILNKNTILCGYIGQLKLETNIVHLLIPDSYMNNNGLSVSKCVDFYQLCPQEILVAHDDLDLPPGVMRIKLGKNMNNSHRGVKDVIVKLHNKYNFYRLRIGIGHPGKKSKVIDFVLNKPTIYEKYRIDHIINEAILHTESIVNKKFIKVMNQLHGHNPDVLRKF
- the ychF gene encoding redox-regulated ATPase YchF, whose translation is MQIDCGIIGLPNVGKSTVFSALTNAPVKIANFPFCTIHPNISVVQIPDLRIYQLTDIVSSHETIHGKIKFVDIAGLIKGAAQGIGIGSKILNHIRTTKILCHVVRCFDDNQIAHVFNDIDPCRDVGIVNTELILFDILQCEQSICNLQKKYKLINENIEQQLFVLKKCLDYLYDGVFLRRVHFSKTERTHIEKFNFLTNKPIVYFANVDEKSVANNIYLNKLSAFASNDGIPLISCCAMLSLLNNRDDHVKITMKPRTTILYDMVSAIFSVLDLCTFFTINLHMTRAWIYVGGMTALEAANKVHSDFKKGFIRVQIIKFDDFILYHGELGVKKAGKICYGGKDYCVKDGDILKFLFQV
- a CDS encoding Bax inhibitor-1 family protein, encoding MDRFPRFQNTVSERVNNAIQPYILQVFGWMSCGLLLTAFVAWYASRTPAILQLLFANQIIFFSLIVGQLALVFVLSGMVTRLSGSLATTLFMLYSMLTGLTLSSVFILYTTSSISSAFVVTSGMFGAMTLYGYTTKRDLSSFGNLLFMALIGIVLASMVNLWLKNTALMWLITYVGVIIFVGLTAYDTQKLKSIGASLSIDNQDQFRKYSIIGALTLYLDFINLFLMIVRIFGNRR
- the ybgF gene encoding tol-pal system protein YbgF produces the protein MIKFILFLCKLDVIIILMIHFNIINNNIVYAKDVNHKIDSNQRINQLHQIYDAHSQCLIQMQQQLSENQRDIDILRGHIQDIQHRISEIIDNQLASQHTNNIPNKHNNARYSNNIPDKLSSYSDIQKSKKINNATIIDVDTAYKQAVSLVLEKKQYNQAIEAFQNFIKNHPESIYQSNSHYWLGQLYYNKGNKHDAAHHFALVVKNYPKSLKASDALLKIGIIMQETEQKDKAKTIYKQVGKLYPNSTAAKQAQKRLIHLS